Proteins encoded within one genomic window of Erinaceus europaeus chromosome 13, mEriEur2.1, whole genome shotgun sequence:
- the SLC30A2 gene encoding proton-coupled zinc antiporter SLC30A2 isoform X1 yields the protein METTDKQHLLDVQRGARSYMEALWQDGAGWISMSPSDVNFQAIEMAGQGNHYCHAQMGPDSHSNPEKEKARRKLYVASAICLVFMIGEVVGGYLAHSLAIMTDAAHLLTDFASMLISLFSLWMSSRPATKTMNFGWQRAEILGALLSVLSIWVVTGILVYLAAERLISGNYEINGGTMLITSGCAVAVNIIMGITLHQSSHGHSHDNSQDNNPSVRAAFIHVIGDFLQSLGVLVAAYILYFKPEYKYIDPICTFFFSVLVLGTTLTILRDVLLVLMEGTPKGMDFTAVRDLLLSVEGVEALHSLHIWALTMTQPVLSVHIAIAQNADAQAVLKVASTRLQGKFHFHTMTIQIEDYSEDMKDCQACQGPLD from the exons ATGGAGACCACGGACAAGCAGCACCTGTTGGACGTCCAGCGGGGAGCGCG GTCTTACATGGAAGCTCTGTGGCAGGATGGGGCTGGCTGGATCTCTATGTCCCCATCAGATGTGAACTTTCAGGCCATTGAAATGGCTGGCCAGGGCAACCATTACTGCCATGCCCAGATGGGTCCTGACAGTCACTCCAACCCGGAGAAGGAGAAGGCCCGACGAAAACTTTATGTGGCCTCTGCCATCTGCCTGGTGTTCATGATCGGGGAAGTTGTCG GTGGATACCTAGCACATAGCTTGGCAATCATGACTGATGCAGCCCACCTGCTCACTGATTTTGCCAGCATGCTCATTAGCCTCTTTTCCCTCTGGATGTCCTCCCGGCCAGCCACCAAGACCATGAACTTTGGCTGGCAGCGAGCTG AAATCCTGGGAGCCCTGCTTTCTGTGTTGTCCATCTGGGTTGTGACTGGGATATTGGTCTACCTGGCAGCTGAGCGGCTGATCTCTGGAAACTATGAGATTAATGGGGGGACCATGCTCATCACATCAGGCTGTGCTGTGGCTGTGAATATCAT AATGGGAATTACTCTTCACCAGTCTAGCCATGGGCACAGTCATGACAACAGCCAGGACAACAACCCCAGTGTTCGAGCTGCCTTCATCCATGTGATTGGAGATTTTCTGCAGAGCTTGGGTGTCCTGGTGGCCGcctatattttatatttcaag CCAGAGTACAAGTATATTGACCCCATCtgcacctttttcttttctgtcttggtGCTGGGGACAACCCTGACCATCTTGAGAGACGTGCTTCTGGTGCTAATGGAAG GGACCCCCAAGGGGATGGACTTTACAGCTGTGAGGGATCTGCTGCTGTCAGTGGAGGGTGTGGAGGCCTTACACAGCCTGCATATCTGGGCCTTGACTATGACCCAGCCTGTGCTGTCTGTCCACATTGCCATTG CTCAGAATGCAGATGCTCAGGCTGTACTGAAGGTGGCCAGTACCCGTCTGCAGGGGAAGTTCCACTTTCACACCATGACCATCCAGATTGAGGACTATTCGGAGGACATGAAGGACTGTCAGGCTTGCCAAGGCCCTTTGGACTGA
- the SLC30A2 gene encoding proton-coupled zinc antiporter SLC30A2 isoform X2, whose product MEALWQDGAGWISMSPSDVNFQAIEMAGQGNHYCHAQMGPDSHSNPEKEKARRKLYVASAICLVFMIGEVVGGYLAHSLAIMTDAAHLLTDFASMLISLFSLWMSSRPATKTMNFGWQRAEILGALLSVLSIWVVTGILVYLAAERLISGNYEINGGTMLITSGCAVAVNIIMGITLHQSSHGHSHDNSQDNNPSVRAAFIHVIGDFLQSLGVLVAAYILYFKPEYKYIDPICTFFFSVLVLGTTLTILRDVLLVLMEGTPKGMDFTAVRDLLLSVEGVEALHSLHIWALTMTQPVLSVHIAIAQNADAQAVLKVASTRLQGKFHFHTMTIQIEDYSEDMKDCQACQGPLD is encoded by the exons ATGGAAGCTCTGTGGCAGGATGGGGCTGGCTGGATCTCTATGTCCCCATCAGATGTGAACTTTCAGGCCATTGAAATGGCTGGCCAGGGCAACCATTACTGCCATGCCCAGATGGGTCCTGACAGTCACTCCAACCCGGAGAAGGAGAAGGCCCGACGAAAACTTTATGTGGCCTCTGCCATCTGCCTGGTGTTCATGATCGGGGAAGTTGTCG GTGGATACCTAGCACATAGCTTGGCAATCATGACTGATGCAGCCCACCTGCTCACTGATTTTGCCAGCATGCTCATTAGCCTCTTTTCCCTCTGGATGTCCTCCCGGCCAGCCACCAAGACCATGAACTTTGGCTGGCAGCGAGCTG AAATCCTGGGAGCCCTGCTTTCTGTGTTGTCCATCTGGGTTGTGACTGGGATATTGGTCTACCTGGCAGCTGAGCGGCTGATCTCTGGAAACTATGAGATTAATGGGGGGACCATGCTCATCACATCAGGCTGTGCTGTGGCTGTGAATATCAT AATGGGAATTACTCTTCACCAGTCTAGCCATGGGCACAGTCATGACAACAGCCAGGACAACAACCCCAGTGTTCGAGCTGCCTTCATCCATGTGATTGGAGATTTTCTGCAGAGCTTGGGTGTCCTGGTGGCCGcctatattttatatttcaag CCAGAGTACAAGTATATTGACCCCATCtgcacctttttcttttctgtcttggtGCTGGGGACAACCCTGACCATCTTGAGAGACGTGCTTCTGGTGCTAATGGAAG GGACCCCCAAGGGGATGGACTTTACAGCTGTGAGGGATCTGCTGCTGTCAGTGGAGGGTGTGGAGGCCTTACACAGCCTGCATATCTGGGCCTTGACTATGACCCAGCCTGTGCTGTCTGTCCACATTGCCATTG CTCAGAATGCAGATGCTCAGGCTGTACTGAAGGTGGCCAGTACCCGTCTGCAGGGGAAGTTCCACTTTCACACCATGACCATCCAGATTGAGGACTATTCGGAGGACATGAAGGACTGTCAGGCTTGCCAAGGCCCTTTGGACTGA